The genomic stretch CGGCTGAACATCAGTGACGACTACGCCGAGCTCGCCCGCACCGATCCGCAGAACGCCGCTCTCGCGCCGATCGCAGCGATTTTGGCCAAGCATCACGCCGCGCTGAGCAATCAATTCGACGCTTTCGCCCATTATGTCGCCGAGGCGGAGAAGCAGGGCGTCGAACATTTTCCGCTCTACAAATGGACCAAGGCGACGATCGAGGACCCAGTCAAGAAAGCCAAGCACGTCAAATCCTTCTCCCTTTATGTCGAAGGCGAGGAGGTCTATCCGAAGGCCGCTGCGGACGCGCTCGAAGCCGATCTCGCGCCCTTCGTCGGCGGCGGCGTCGTGGAGAAGCTTTCCAAGCACGACACCGATCCGGCGCATAATCCGCAAGCGCCCGCCCATTTGCGATAATGGCGCGAGCGCAGCCGCGAACGGCGAAGCGATCCGCCCCGCGCGCCTCAGCGCGGCGCCGGATCGCTTTGGCGCCGGGGCCGCGCTATATTGGCGATATGCGCAGCCTCTCCCGCACCCTCGGCCTTTTCGCGATTCTTCTCCTCGCGCTGCTCTTTAGCGGCGTGGACAGCGCGCGGGCGCAGGATGCGGTCGGGGATTTCTTTCAAGGGCTGTTCGGCGGCCGACAGCATCCCCCGCAGGCGCGCCCGGCTGCGCGCGAGACCGGCCGCATGCGCCGGCTGGTGCCGCATCGCGAATATAGCGCGCCCGCCTATTGGCACGGCCAGAGCAAGGCGGCCAAAAAGGACAAAACGCAAAAGCCCGAGGACCCCAACGCCCCGCCGCCCTTCCAGGTGGCGGTGATCGGCGACAGCCTGGGCCAAATGCTGGCCGACGGCTTGGACGAGGCCTATTCGGACCGCGCCGACATTCGCATTTTGCACAAGGCCAAGGACAGCACCGGCCTCGTGCGCGAGGATTATTTCGATTGGCCGAAGGCCGCGCGCGAGCTGCTCGCCGGCGGCGACAAGATCGACATGGCCGTCATCATGATCGGCTCCAATGATCGTCAGGCCATTCACGAGGGCGCGGAGACGATCGAGACCTTGTCGCCGCGCTGGCGCGAGCGCTACGCCCAACGGGTGGAGACTGTGCGCGCGGCGTTTCGCGAGAAGAAGATTCCGCTCGTCTGGGTCTCTCTGCCCGTCACCAAGAGCGAGCATTTCGCCGCCGATATGGCGAAGCTCAACGACATCTATCGCCAG from Methylosinus sp. C49 encodes the following:
- a CDS encoding SGNH family hydrolase, with amino-acid sequence MRSLSRTLGLFAILLLALLFSGVDSARAQDAVGDFFQGLFGGRQHPPQARPAARETGRMRRLVPHREYSAPAYWHGQSKAAKKDKTQKPEDPNAPPPFQVAVIGDSLGQMLADGLDEAYSDRADIRILHKAKDSTGLVREDYFDWPKAARELLAGGDKIDMAVIMIGSNDRQAIHEGAETIETLSPRWRERYAQRVETVRAAFREKKIPLVWVSLPVTKSEHFAADMAKLNDIYRQAAAQDSAAFIDIWEAFADERNQYQAFGPDINGRIVKLRSADGVHFTDVGARKLAHFVEGEIKRLFDARHPAPDAAPAEAALPPAEGTPPAEAAVVAPPVQIIAPSGPAPAVAPTLPADRPAIGQTQSLTSAAVAADGELARRVKSPSTTGEAQAAAARALVDHIFVEGGEQPSQPGRADDFSWPRGGAKVTPVSTPTPAQASTPAPAVVPSAAAETR